GAGGTGAAGAGCCCCGCCTGCTGGTCGTAGACCTCGAAGCTCTGGACGTCCGCATAGATATCCAGAATGCGGCTGCGCGGGACGACCACGCGGACGCGGTTGACCGCGAATCGCTCGGAGATGTCGAGCCTGGAGAGGTCGTTGCCGCAGACGATGACCCCGGCGTACCGCATGATGAACTTCCGCGTGGTGCCTGGGAGGAAAAAGCCCAGGAACGGCAGCTGTTTGCCGTCGGAGAACGAGACGATGGACTGAAAACGTTCTCGAACGGTCGCCAGCTCGTTCACGTTCTGGATGCCCTGCAGGATCGCGGAACGGACCGATTTTTTCCCCGTGGCCGGGTTCCTTTTCCGCGTCAGGAGCAGGACGTTGAGGACGACGGAAAGGACGAGCAGCAGCGCTACGATGATCGACATGGAAAACCCTCCTGTATCTTAAATTTCCGGAAGATGTATTTTGGCGTTGCGGTTCCTCAGAGTTCGCGTGCCACGCGGCGGCGCACCTCGGCCATCGGAAGGCCGTGCTCGGTCGAGAGGCGCTTGAGGTCCTCGTACTCGGGAGTACGGCGCAGGGGAACGTCCCCCAGAAGCGCGGTCTTGACGTCGAGTTCCCCCAGAGGCGTGGAGACGCGTTCGATGCGGAAAGGCAGCCGGGTGCGGTCGGCCGCGATGCGCCGGACCCCCTGCGAGGTGGTCTCCTTCAGCATGATCAGGGTCAGGGGCGATGCCTTTTCCGGCTCGGCCAGACAGCAGAACCGTACGGCGGGGCGCCCCTTCTTCATGTAGATGGGCTCCGTCCAGACATCCAGGGCCCCCGCCTCGAAGAGGCGGCCTGAGACAGGCTCGAAGTCCTGAGGGTTCATGTCGTCGATGTTGCACTCCAGGATGGTCAGGCGCTCGTGCACCAGGCCCTCGTCCACCTGACCGGCCTCCATCCGACCGGACTCCATCAGCAGGGCGCGGAGGACGTTCGGCATGTCCTCGGAGTCCCGATTGCCCAAGCCGAAGCTCGACGCGATCACCGACCCGGCGGGAATGGGGCAGAAGGCGGAGGCCAGGGTCCTGGCGAGCAGCGCGCCGGTCGGGGTGGTGCGCTCCATGGGCGCACCCTGGGAGAATATCGGCAGTCCCCGAAGCAGGAGCGCTGTCGCCGGGGCCGGGACGGGCAGGACTCCGTGGGCGCAGGACACCGTGCCCGAGCCCACGTTAAGCGGGGAGCAGAGCACGCGGGGCCAGTCCAAGAGCTCCATCAGGACGAAGACGCCCACGATATCGACAATGGAATCGATGGCCCCTACCTCGTGAAAGTGGATTTTGTCGGGCATCGTCCCGTGGACCTGGGCCTCGGCCTCCGCAAGCAGCGCAAAGGCCCGAAGGGACTCCCTCCGGACGCTGTCGGACAGGGCGCTTCCGCCGACGATATCCTCGATTTCGTGCAACCCCCGGTGCGGATGATGTTCGTGGGTGCGGACGTCGAAGTTCGTCCCCGCAATGCCGTTTTTCACGCCCCTCTCGATGACGAGCTCGTAACTGTCCTCCGGCAGGAGCGTCAGCCTGCGCATCTCCGCGCAGAAGCGCTCCGGGCTGGGGAGGAGGCCCAGCAGGGCCCCTATAAGCATGTCGCCGGCGATCCCCGCAAAACAGTCCAGGTAAAGCGTCTTCATCTGCCGTGGTCCCCCTTGATCAAGTTCAATACTCTGTCGAATCCAGGCCTGCCTTATATTGTGCGGCGTGCTGGAGTAAGGGCTTCGGCGCCAATTTACAGCCTCGCCCTGCCGGACTTCTTGTGTCTGTTTCCGCCCAGAAAGAGGTGGTCCGCGTCGCTTTTTGCGTATTGAAGGAGGGATGCGAAGCGGTTT
This genomic interval from uncultured Fretibacterium sp. contains the following:
- a CDS encoding DUF4230 domain-containing protein — encoded protein: MSIIVALLLVLSVVLNVLLLTRKRNPATGKKSVRSAILQGIQNVNELATVRERFQSIVSFSDGKQLPFLGFFLPGTTRKFIMRYAGVIVCGNDLSRLDISERFAVNRVRVVVPRSRILDIYADVQSFEVYDQQAGLFTSIRLEDQNREVTADLEEMRQNALKSGILSQADENTRRILTSIVAATGMEAEIVFDDGEGEVLRLGTLDGKPEKANFEQDRSPIPVGAADQ
- the larC gene encoding nickel pincer cofactor biosynthesis protein LarC, translating into MKTLYLDCFAGIAGDMLIGALLGLLPSPERFCAEMRRLTLLPEDSYELVIERGVKNGIAGTNFDVRTHEHHPHRGLHEIEDIVGGSALSDSVRRESLRAFALLAEAEAQVHGTMPDKIHFHEVGAIDSIVDIVGVFVLMELLDWPRVLCSPLNVGSGTVSCAHGVLPVPAPATALLLRGLPIFSQGAPMERTTPTGALLARTLASAFCPIPAGSVIASSFGLGNRDSEDMPNVLRALLMESGRMEAGQVDEGLVHERLTILECNIDDMNPQDFEPVSGRLFEAGALDVWTEPIYMKKGRPAVRFCCLAEPEKASPLTLIMLKETTSQGVRRIAADRTRLPFRIERVSTPLGELDVKTALLGDVPLRRTPEYEDLKRLSTEHGLPMAEVRRRVAREL